One window of Sulfurospirillum sp. 1612 genomic DNA carries:
- a CDS encoding sensor histidine kinase gives MAHHEKSAFLKFFLIYFLSVAILILMAGSFYFIEMKNQFLKAEEFSIIDYARHIKIMDNSDSFDHTFHHTYVDKKGEYIDIRNFTITQNAFIKYVPMDQYGNYLKITKTKAHFLSHLKELKVEIITIQIILLLLFALLSFRLAKNALKPLEKSITTLDKFAKDLIHDLNTPVTSIKLNMKLLEKQLDAKENKAIQRLNKSVQTISELHENLTILLEEETFQMQKTNLFPIVQEIVQIQEPLYPHLNFKIEFSSFEAKVNPKAMKQILQNIIANACKYNKKHGYIKIYVSHNALYIQDGGSGIKEPEKIFDRSYSGKQSSGIGLDIVKRLAYAMKIQIQVQSNHEGSIFILTMR, from the coding sequence TTGGCACATCATGAAAAAAGTGCATTTTTAAAATTTTTTCTCATCTACTTTCTTAGTGTCGCTATTTTAATCTTGATGGCAGGGTCTTTTTACTTTATTGAGATGAAAAATCAATTTTTAAAAGCAGAAGAGTTTTCTATCATCGATTATGCGCGACATATCAAAATCATGGACAATTCGGATTCCTTTGACCATACCTTTCATCATACGTATGTCGATAAAAAAGGGGAATATATCGATATTCGAAATTTTACGATAACCCAAAATGCATTTATCAAATATGTGCCGATGGACCAATATGGAAATTATCTGAAAATCACCAAAACAAAAGCGCACTTTCTGAGTCATCTAAAGGAGTTAAAAGTAGAGATTATCACTATTCAAATCATCTTATTGTTACTGTTTGCCTTGCTTAGTTTTCGCTTGGCCAAAAATGCGCTCAAACCACTTGAAAAAAGTATCACGACCCTTGATAAATTTGCAAAAGATTTGATTCATGATCTCAACACACCGGTCACTTCTATAAAACTCAATATGAAATTACTTGAAAAACAGCTCGATGCAAAAGAGAATAAAGCAATACAACGATTAAATAAAAGTGTTCAAACGATTTCAGAATTACATGAAAATTTGACGATTCTTCTCGAAGAAGAGACCTTTCAGATGCAAAAAACCAATCTCTTTCCTATTGTGCAAGAGATTGTACAAATCCAAGAACCGCTCTACCCACACTTGAATTTTAAGATTGAATTTTCTTCTTTTGAGGCCAAAGTCAATCCCAAAGCTATGAAACAAATCTTGCAAAACATTATCGCCAATGCGTGTAAATATAATAAAAAGCACGGATATATCAAAATCTATGTTAGCCATAATGCGCTGTATATCCAAGATGGAGGTAGTGGCATCAAAGAACCAGAAAAAATCTTCGACCGCTCCTATAGTGGTAAGCAAAGTAGTGGGATTGGGTTGGATATTGTCAAACGACTCGCTTATGCGATGAAGATACAAATCCAAGTGCAATCCAATCATGAAGGGAGTATTTTTATCTTAACGATGCGCTAA
- a CDS encoding response regulator transcription factor: protein MSKILLLEDDDVLSETLIELLESENFEVVHVNDGEKALDATFVKHFDLLLLDVNVPFLNGFELLSELRHSGDMTPAIFITALSDVASLSQGFDVGADDYIKKPFDFNELLIRIKALIKKRYHTYANEIKIDRFRFVIEKDELYKDADFIPLPPYELHITRLLFQNLNKTLLKEYLLEALSSGKEMSEGALRVHINKLRNIGLPITTIKGIGYRLGTS from the coding sequence ATGTCAAAAATATTATTATTAGAAGATGATGATGTCTTATCCGAAACCTTAATAGAACTCTTAGAGAGTGAAAATTTTGAAGTCGTTCATGTCAATGATGGAGAAAAAGCGCTTGATGCCACATTTGTTAAGCACTTTGATTTATTATTACTCGATGTCAATGTTCCCTTTCTCAATGGCTTTGAACTTCTGAGTGAACTACGACACAGTGGGGATATGACGCCTGCTATCTTTATCACCGCTCTGAGCGATGTCGCATCGTTGTCGCAAGGTTTTGATGTCGGAGCGGATGATTATATCAAAAAGCCCTTTGATTTCAATGAGCTGTTAATCCGCATCAAAGCACTAATCAAAAAACGCTATCATACCTATGCCAATGAAATCAAAATCGACCGTTTTCGTTTTGTCATCGAAAAGGATGAACTCTACAAAGATGCCGATTTTATCCCTTTGCCCCCTTATGAGTTACATATCACACGATTATTGTTTCAAAATCTCAATAAAACCCTCCTAAAAGAATACTTACTAGAAGCACTGAGCAGCGGCAAAGAGATGAGCGAAGGAGCCCTTCGGGTGCATATCAATAAACTGCGCAATATTGGATTACCCATTACCACCATCAAAGGGATAGGATATCGTCTTGGCACATCATGA
- a CDS encoding TetR/AcrR family transcriptional regulator, giving the protein MAKKTRNTTVSKKLILENAIKLFSTKGYGSSSMEELATMCGLNKAMIFYYFKNKQGLYDAVIEMVIDEIYQTVHHDEEKVQDPMAELEYFIKTYASFACVHPYLPALLLRELSASGAAISEKLFFKMRKLFVHFSDILRRGEEEGIFKDAIPMVLYFMVLGTINLIITTKPLRIKAQEIEGIDTCAQCDINDMSEYLVKKIKKMLKE; this is encoded by the coding sequence ATGGCAAAAAAAACAAGGAATACGACGGTTTCTAAGAAGCTTATTTTGGAAAATGCCATAAAACTTTTCTCTACTAAAGGCTATGGGTCAAGTTCAATGGAAGAATTAGCCACCATGTGCGGCTTAAACAAAGCGATGATTTTTTACTATTTTAAGAACAAACAAGGGTTGTATGATGCGGTCATTGAGATGGTAATCGATGAAATCTACCAAACCGTACATCATGATGAAGAAAAAGTGCAAGACCCTATGGCTGAGCTTGAGTATTTTATCAAAACGTACGCCTCTTTTGCCTGTGTGCATCCCTATTTACCGGCACTATTGCTTAGAGAGTTGAGTGCTAGTGGTGCGGCGATTTCAGAAAAACTATTTTTTAAAATGAGAAAATTATTTGTGCATTTTAGTGATATTTTGAGGCGGGGAGAAGAAGAAGGGATATTTAAAGATGCCATCCCTATGGTGTTGTATTTTATGGTTCTTGGGACGATTAATCTCATCATCACGACCAAACCGCTGAGAATAAAAGCACAGGAAATCGAAGGCATTGATACCTGTGCCCAATGCGATATTAATGATATGTCTGAGTATTTAGTAAAAAAAATAAAAAAAATGTTAAAGGAGTAG
- a CDS encoding TolC family protein, which yields MKRFFLLLFVVAVIDLQAVTMSDLFHAIKQQPSSQLDSIRTKMAQIGKDQVRANYFPVVNGFAAYTHYNSPTNMKPLDPLNAAKLMGDNKSIPFAKTIQKFGVHLSVPLFVKELSDLSHKAAYLLKSAKLRKKLNFYQNEALVLGANANLQYLQNLTQALEATKRSLMSTKKTLEVSVNSGRTPAIALDKLDEKLNQLDIALNNVAIKSLQIRGSIENLTGITLKDAVPMESIATVQKHELYALKPLQEAIHASQSDLKAAQAKRYYPKVTLSGLWSENYAPHDVFKNDSVHTGYGYYELGVSLPLYNKNGDVAVEMKQVAILKEKMQLAKTKNALQIEAKELENNLVLLKRSQKLNRLNIQKRKALLQYAKVAYQEGRMIEEDYLNYEDKLLSAKASYFETISQEWQSRAKLAVLYGNDLKGIVR from the coding sequence ATGAAGAGATTCTTTCTCCTGCTTTTTGTCGTGGCAGTGATAGATTTGCAAGCTGTGACCATGTCGGATTTGTTTCATGCTATCAAGCAACAACCCTCCAGCCAACTCGATAGTATTCGCACCAAAATGGCTCAAATAGGCAAAGATCAGGTGCGTGCCAACTATTTTCCAGTCGTGAATGGATTTGCAGCGTACACACACTACAATTCGCCCACGAATATGAAACCGCTCGATCCTCTCAATGCCGCAAAATTGATGGGTGACAATAAATCGATTCCCTTTGCTAAAACCATCCAAAAATTTGGAGTGCATCTCAGTGTGCCACTTTTTGTCAAAGAGTTGAGTGATTTAAGCCACAAAGCAGCCTATCTGTTAAAAAGTGCCAAATTAAGAAAAAAACTAAATTTTTATCAAAATGAAGCGTTAGTCTTAGGGGCCAATGCCAATTTACAATATTTACAAAATCTCACACAAGCTCTAGAGGCGACTAAGCGATCGTTAATGAGCACCAAAAAGACGCTTGAAGTTTCTGTCAATTCCGGACGAACGCCTGCGATTGCCCTCGATAAGCTTGATGAAAAACTCAATCAACTTGATATTGCTCTTAATAATGTCGCCATCAAAAGTTTACAAATCCGAGGAAGTATCGAAAATCTCACCGGGATAACACTCAAAGATGCCGTACCGATGGAATCGATTGCAACGGTACAAAAGCATGAACTCTATGCGCTCAAACCTTTGCAAGAAGCCATTCATGCATCGCAAAGTGATTTAAAAGCAGCCCAAGCAAAACGTTACTATCCAAAGGTCACCCTAAGCGGTTTGTGGAGTGAAAATTATGCGCCTCATGATGTTTTCAAAAACGATAGCGTGCATACTGGCTATGGATATTACGAATTGGGAGTTTCATTGCCACTGTACAATAAAAACGGAGATGTTGCTGTGGAGATGAAGCAGGTTGCTATTTTAAAAGAGAAGATGCAATTAGCTAAAACTAAAAATGCGTTGCAGATTGAAGCAAAAGAGTTAGAAAACAATTTGGTATTACTCAAACGCTCCCAAAAGCTCAATCGTCTCAATATCCAAAAACGCAAAGCCCTATTGCAGTATGCCAAAGTAGCCTACCAAGAGGGACGGATGATTGAAGAAGATTATCTCAATTATGAGGACAAACTACTGAGTGCGAAAGCGAGTTATTTTGAAACGATTTCTCAAGAGTGGCAAAGCAGAGCAAAACTTGCAGTGCTTTATGGAAATGATTTAAAAGGAATAGTCAGATGA
- a CDS encoding efflux RND transporter periplasmic adaptor subunit, which translates to MKKLLRYGIILVVIAIIVVLGMRVIKAKRADEAKLPLAVNYDMLIKTISPTPKEVTLSLPYLALTKSNDDVKISSRISGRIQSIVKSGSIVKKGDTILKIDDQELKTQRKSINLNIDTLKSQYHAKKVALKNLEESHQRTQKLLAVKGASKEAFDKEVSNIVATKSALDALKFKIQELQSSRASIDNMLSYATIKSPIDGIVTKLANIGDVAFMGKPLISISAKSSSYLLVRLPSDIKPKAIIYNKKSYPLSALNTTDNGLLEYLANIDAHVVSNQSVNIDVVIFHDKGILLPHDAILNRNGHSAVLVLKNHKAIAKNVMILANGEQGVIVDGVHHDEKIIVAKQDILLKLLGGVNARAEK; encoded by the coding sequence ATGAAAAAGTTATTAAGATATGGAATCATATTGGTGGTGATTGCCATCATTGTAGTGCTTGGCATGCGTGTGATTAAGGCAAAACGAGCGGATGAGGCCAAGTTGCCCCTTGCTGTGAATTATGATATGCTAATCAAAACAATTTCTCCCACGCCCAAAGAGGTCACTTTGAGTTTGCCGTATTTAGCCTTGACAAAAAGCAATGATGATGTCAAGATTAGTTCTCGCATCAGCGGTCGGATTCAATCAATCGTCAAAAGCGGCAGCATTGTCAAAAAAGGTGATACCATCCTGAAAATCGACGATCAAGAGTTAAAGACCCAGCGCAAAAGTATTAATTTAAATATTGACACCTTGAAATCTCAATACCACGCAAAAAAAGTAGCATTAAAAAATCTTGAAGAGTCACACCAAAGAACTCAAAAACTTTTAGCCGTTAAAGGGGCATCAAAAGAGGCTTTTGACAAAGAAGTGAGCAATATTGTGGCAACAAAATCTGCACTTGATGCTCTCAAATTTAAAATTCAAGAGTTACAATCTAGTCGGGCATCAATCGATAACATGCTCTCTTATGCGACGATAAAATCGCCCATTGATGGTATCGTGACCAAGTTAGCCAACATCGGTGATGTGGCATTTATGGGAAAACCGTTGATTAGTATCAGTGCGAAATCTAGTAGTTATCTGTTGGTGCGTTTACCCAGTGATATTAAGCCAAAGGCGATTATTTACAATAAAAAGAGTTATCCGCTTAGTGCATTAAACACGACGGACAATGGACTATTAGAGTATTTGGCCAATATTGATGCGCATGTTGTGAGTAATCAAAGTGTGAATATCGATGTGGTTATCTTTCATGATAAAGGCATACTACTGCCTCATGATGCGATTTTAAATCGCAACGGTCACAGTGCGGTTTTAGTATTAAAAAATCACAAAGCCATCGCCAAAAACGTCATGATTTTAGCCAATGGTGAACAGGGTGTCATCGTCGATGGAGTACATCATGATGAGAAAATTATCGTAGCCAAACAAGATATCTTGCTGAAGCTTTTAGGCGGTGTGAACGCACGAGCAGAAAAATAA
- a CDS encoding efflux RND transporter permease subunit: MIFEYFYKRPYLLYSIIFGFFIMGIVGLATLPKNLFPDANPAKIVVITKVPGATAKVVASTVSKPIEEELSRLGEVSDVSSVNVANMSVVSVEFGYKKSLNNAAVEVANALNIAKAKIPSGLNPAIYEAGDFTLPVDVIALSPKNKSITLGEIRKIADSFIKPRLLSNEKIGNVEVFGGYESAINVEIDPFKAKKYGVDFATIAKVIAAQNKDIPVGFIKGNDSFYTVTIYGEKDNVLNLENLLIKPNVRLKDIATVKWGHQKRTSGYIGNGKQAIALAIQRAPGGSVLDVSKAARAQMAKLEVKYPNINFEISDTQRDLIEQANSNMLDALKDAVIYTLLVIMLFLGNFRAIIAAGLSIPMVFFSTIAVIWLMGGELNIVIYTAIILALGMLTDDAVVVLENIERHLVEGKENLQEAIKHGTKEVLSPVFAGTFATVAIMFPLMFVGGYPQKIFKPLIETLIIALIISYFLSITFIPLLSAWLYKNGTKKTKIENAFEWFYQHSVGKLVKPYEGIIKFSNNGWKIARRVILTMGVVMFLVFSMKNIMPTIGKDAMPPMDTGILKAQITFSANSTVDDAESKLTPFLKWLNKQPWNIRSSIAFGTEPGVLSLGSGNLPTEATITINAINRFDRKKTLWDLENSVRKQLSLIPGIKRNDVFDFGATPLSSIKATVDTRITAPTLDGMAPYSKKVAGALKQVRGLTSVSTSWGKDFTEYIIDVNRNKALRYGITPLNVAMQIPIKGEIVSFDANLESMNTQFVRLYLKDRFTKNLETLKLLPITTKFGNIPLSQIATIKKSLTYAKIERDKMQYALDVNGYRAKRPVTHLTDDTVTALKSVKSDAFTLTQTGTIATINDSFNRMFKAIGLGVVLLIISLIAIYRSIRMALIMILVLPLSLIGASWGMLLFDKPSCMPSLLGILLLFGIIIKNAVLLIDFYQANKAKGESPFQSAIDSVTVRFRPVMMTAFGTIAGMIPIALEQAVGLERLSPLADVAIGGLLIGTLLTLIYVPIYAYIFDNKKSKKE, from the coding sequence ATGATATTTGAATATTTTTATAAAAGACCGTATCTGCTTTATAGCATCATTTTTGGTTTTTTTATTATGGGTATCGTAGGGCTGGCCACTTTGCCAAAAAATCTCTTCCCTGATGCCAATCCTGCCAAGATTGTTGTCATCACCAAAGTACCCGGTGCGACAGCAAAAGTAGTGGCAAGTACGGTTTCAAAACCTATCGAAGAGGAACTCTCGCGCTTAGGTGAAGTGAGTGATGTGAGCAGTGTCAATGTGGCGAATATGTCTGTTGTGAGTGTGGAATTTGGATACAAAAAGAGTCTCAATAATGCCGCCGTTGAAGTAGCCAATGCCCTCAATATCGCCAAAGCTAAAATTCCATCGGGTTTAAATCCTGCCATTTATGAAGCAGGAGATTTTACGCTTCCTGTCGATGTGATTGCGCTGAGTCCCAAAAATAAATCCATCACACTGGGTGAAATTAGAAAGATTGCCGATAGTTTTATAAAACCACGTCTTTTAAGCAACGAAAAAATTGGTAATGTTGAGGTGTTTGGTGGATATGAGAGTGCTATTAATGTGGAAATCGACCCTTTTAAAGCTAAAAAATATGGCGTTGATTTTGCGACTATTGCGAAAGTAATCGCCGCACAAAACAAAGATATCCCCGTAGGTTTTATCAAAGGCAATGATAGTTTTTATACGGTGACCATTTATGGTGAAAAAGATAATGTTTTAAATTTAGAAAATCTTCTCATTAAACCTAATGTGAGATTAAAAGATATTGCGACGGTCAAATGGGGACATCAAAAACGAACCAGCGGTTATATCGGAAATGGTAAGCAAGCAATCGCACTGGCGATTCAAAGAGCACCCGGTGGTAGTGTGCTTGATGTGAGCAAAGCCGCACGGGCACAGATGGCTAAACTTGAAGTCAAATATCCTAATATTAACTTTGAAATCAGTGATACCCAAAGAGATTTGATTGAACAAGCCAATAGCAATATGCTCGATGCCCTCAAAGATGCAGTGATTTATACTTTGCTTGTGATTATGCTATTTTTGGGTAATTTTAGAGCTATCATTGCAGCGGGTCTTTCGATTCCGATGGTATTTTTCTCCACCATTGCTGTTATTTGGTTGATGGGAGGAGAGTTAAATATCGTGATTTATACTGCGATTATTTTAGCCCTAGGGATGCTCACCGATGATGCGGTGGTAGTGTTAGAAAATATCGAGCGGCATTTGGTTGAGGGGAAGGAAAACCTGCAAGAGGCCATCAAACATGGAACCAAAGAGGTTTTAAGCCCCGTCTTTGCAGGAACCTTTGCTACGGTGGCGATTATGTTTCCTTTGATGTTTGTAGGGGGATATCCTCAAAAGATATTTAAACCTTTGATTGAGACCTTAATCATCGCCTTGATTATCAGCTACTTTTTATCCATCACTTTTATCCCGCTATTATCGGCGTGGCTGTACAAAAATGGCACCAAAAAGACAAAAATTGAGAATGCATTTGAGTGGTTTTATCAACACAGTGTTGGAAAGTTGGTCAAGCCCTATGAAGGCATTATAAAATTCTCAAACAATGGTTGGAAAATCGCACGGCGTGTGATTTTGACGATGGGTGTGGTGATGTTTTTAGTCTTTAGTATGAAAAATATTATGCCAACAATCGGGAAAGATGCGATGCCTCCGATGGATACGGGTATCTTAAAAGCTCAAATCACCTTTAGTGCTAATAGCACCGTCGATGATGCTGAAAGCAAGCTCACTCCTTTTCTCAAATGGCTCAATAAACAACCCTGGAATATTCGCAGTTCCATCGCTTTTGGGACAGAACCGGGTGTGTTGAGCTTAGGAAGTGGGAATCTTCCAACTGAGGCGACCATCACCATCAATGCCATCAACCGCTTTGATCGTAAAAAGACACTGTGGGATCTTGAAAACAGTGTGAGAAAACAACTCTCATTAATCCCAGGAATCAAGAGAAATGATGTGTTTGATTTTGGTGCGACACCACTCTCAAGCATCAAAGCAACCGTGGATACAAGAATCACAGCTCCAACACTCGATGGTATGGCGCCGTATTCTAAAAAAGTAGCGGGGGCCCTCAAACAGGTTCGAGGATTGACCTCAGTGTCGACAAGTTGGGGTAAAGATTTTACCGAATACATCATTGATGTGAATCGCAACAAAGCCTTGCGCTATGGTATTACGCCGTTAAATGTTGCCATGCAAATTCCAATCAAAGGCGAAATCGTCTCATTTGATGCCAACTTAGAATCGATGAATACGCAGTTTGTGAGACTCTATCTCAAAGATCGCTTTACCAAAAATCTTGAGACATTAAAATTATTGCCGATTACAACAAAATTTGGCAATATTCCGCTTTCTCAAATAGCGACGATTAAAAAAAGTTTGACCTATGCAAAGATTGAGCGCGATAAGATGCAATACGCTCTTGATGTCAATGGATACCGCGCTAAAAGACCGGTGACACATCTCACCGATGATACTGTCACCGCACTAAAAAGTGTCAAATCTGATGCCTTCACTCTGACACAAACGGGAACCATTGCCACGATTAATGATAGTTTTAATCGTATGTTTAAAGCCATCGGTTTGGGTGTCGTGTTGTTGATTATTAGTTTGATAGCGATTTATCGATCGATTCGTATGGCTTTAATCATGATACTCGTATTGCCCCTCTCTTTGATAGGTGCTTCATGGGGAATGCTGCTATTTGATAAGCCAAGTTGTATGCCAAGTTTGCTGGGAATCTTACTGCTTTTTGGGATTATCATCAAAAATGCGGTCTTGCTCATCGACTTTTATCAAGCCAATAAAGCCAAGGGAGAGAGTCCTTTTCAAAGTGCGATTGATAGTGTTACTGTGCGATTTCGTCCGGTTATGATGACTGCTTTTGGTACGATTGCGGGGATGATTCCGATTGCGTTAGAGCAAGCAGTAGGCTTAGAGCGGTTGAGTCCTCTAGCAGATGTAGCGATTGGAGGACTTTTGATTGGGACATTGTTGACACTGATTTATGTACCAATATATGCTTATATATTTGATAATAAAAAATCAAAAAAGGAGTAA
- a CDS encoding rhodanese-like domain-containing protein gives MDDIIKEVTPKNMKDIRVDVEEFITLYNEQKAELIDIRMETETQVWQVNFGLKIPAHELPNRLDELPKDKELVVACPHNDRSNMARFYLASKGFKVRYLTEGLLGLMSRLKGGKAKDIAVH, from the coding sequence GTGGATGATATAATAAAAGAAGTAACCCCCAAAAATATGAAAGATATTCGGGTGGATGTTGAGGAATTTATCACTTTATACAATGAACAAAAAGCAGAACTCATTGATATCAGAATGGAGACAGAAACTCAAGTATGGCAAGTAAATTTTGGCTTAAAAATCCCAGCACATGAGCTCCCCAATCGATTGGATGAATTACCCAAAGACAAAGAGCTTGTCGTCGCATGTCCACATAATGACCGCTCCAATATGGCACGATTTTATCTGGCTTCCAAAGGTTTCAAAGTGCGTTATTTGACAGAAGGATTGCTAGGATTAATGAGCCGATTAAAAGGCGGCAAGGCTAAAGATATAGCTGTGCATTAA
- a CDS encoding sulfite exporter TauE/SafE family protein codes for MMYEYLLYFGVTLFFSTFFAMGGVGSAVALVSVFPMLGQSFELSRALALFVNTSSTLSASVMNFYRGVLDFKFVLPLVLSILIFTPIGAYFSQYVDHKILMWMLIVFLLVSATLMLFYKKEAKAQYTKRWILYLLGAVVGTISGMLGVGGGALLMSLLILLGFDAKKAAYGVSFIIPFSSFGAFVTYLQFVKMDWILLADVTVAALIGGYLGEKIMHFKLSQSQIKKLIGLVLYLIATKMILKLVTS; via the coding sequence ATGATGTATGAATATCTATTATATTTTGGTGTGACACTTTTTTTCTCCACCTTTTTTGCTATGGGTGGAGTGGGTAGTGCTGTGGCGTTAGTGTCCGTATTTCCAATGCTGGGGCAGAGTTTTGAACTCTCCCGAGCTTTGGCCCTTTTTGTCAATACCTCCTCAACACTGAGTGCGAGCGTGATGAATTTCTATCGCGGGGTATTAGATTTTAAATTTGTACTGCCGTTGGTACTCTCTATTTTGATTTTTACCCCTATTGGCGCCTATTTTTCTCAATATGTTGATCATAAGATTTTGATGTGGATGCTGATAGTTTTTTTATTAGTGAGTGCGACGTTGATGCTCTTTTATAAAAAAGAGGCCAAAGCACAATATACCAAACGTTGGATTTTATACCTTCTTGGTGCCGTTGTTGGTACGATTTCTGGGATGTTAGGGGTTGGTGGTGGTGCCTTGTTGATGTCCCTTTTGATACTGCTTGGTTTTGATGCGAAAAAAGCAGCCTATGGGGTGAGCTTTATCATTCCCTTTTCTTCTTTTGGTGCTTTTGTGACCTATTTGCAATTTGTCAAGATGGATTGGATTCTCCTAGCCGATGTGACGGTGGCTGCATTAATAGGAGGCTATTTGGGTGAAAAAATTATGCATTTCAAACTTTCACAATCTCAAATCAAAAAGTTAATCGGATTGGTACTTTATTTGATTGCGACCAAAATGATTTTAAAATTAGTGACATCATGA
- a CDS encoding rhodanese-like domain-containing protein: MDQVIREVMPKNMAKIRIDVEEFITLFNEKKIEVIDIRIPKETAIWQMNFGLKIPAHELPDHLDTLPRDKELIIVCPYTDRSNMARFYLASKGFKVRYLYPGLMALMDRLKGGLSNDLILS, encoded by the coding sequence ATGGACCAAGTAATACGTGAAGTGATGCCAAAAAATATGGCAAAAATTCGTATTGATGTGGAGGAGTTTATCACACTTTTTAATGAAAAAAAGATTGAAGTTATTGATATTAGAATTCCCAAAGAGACAGCAATCTGGCAGATGAACTTTGGGCTTAAAATCCCTGCACACGAGCTTCCTGACCATTTAGATACATTGCCAAGAGACAAAGAGTTGATTATCGTTTGTCCTTATACCGACCGCTCTAATATGGCACGATTTTATCTGGCATCCAAAGGTTTTAAAGTACGCTATCTTTATCCTGGATTGATGGCCTTGATGGATCGCCTCAAAGGGGGATTAAGCAACGATTTGATTCTATCATGA
- a CDS encoding radical SAM/SPASM domain-containing protein, producing the protein MSFHRAYIEITNICGLQCTFCPTKTKPTCTMDLDFFTQVLREVRPYTKEVALHVFGDPLALSNLNDYLDIAQSLGIKVMITTSGLFLKNHKDLCHPSIRQINISLNSYNKNTMRCTFEEYMAEVLRVCQSRVDEEVFINLRLWNLDKLNSEDAYNKRVLSLLSEYFHVKIDDNIMQNPPKTLRLAKKILVHFDHYFEWPSLNNPHYGDGFCHGLSAQLAILADGTVVPCCLDGEGVIHLGNLHHDRLKTILNAPRAQAIIEGFANHKAVESLCQKCSFKARFNNP; encoded by the coding sequence ATGAGCTTTCATAGAGCCTATATTGAAATTACCAATATTTGTGGACTTCAATGTACTTTTTGCCCTACTAAAACAAAACCTACGTGTACCATGGATTTGGATTTTTTCACCCAAGTACTCCGCGAGGTGCGCCCCTATACTAAAGAGGTAGCCTTGCATGTCTTTGGTGACCCCTTGGCGCTTTCAAATCTCAATGATTATCTTGATATCGCTCAAAGTTTGGGGATTAAAGTGATGATTACAACCAGTGGCTTATTTCTCAAAAATCACAAAGATTTGTGTCATCCAAGCATCCGACAAATCAATATCTCACTCAATAGTTACAATAAAAATACCATGCGCTGTACTTTTGAGGAGTATATGGCTGAGGTGCTAAGGGTATGCCAATCGCGTGTTGATGAGGAAGTTTTTATCAATCTGAGATTGTGGAATTTGGATAAATTAAACAGTGAAGATGCCTATAACAAGAGGGTACTCTCTCTTTTGTCTGAGTATTTTCATGTTAAAATAGATGATAATATTATGCAAAATCCTCCCAAAACACTGCGTTTAGCCAAGAAGATTTTGGTACATTTTGATCATTACTTTGAATGGCCAAGTCTGAATAATCCTCATTATGGCGATGGATTTTGTCACGGTCTGAGTGCGCAACTTGCGATTTTAGCAGATGGTACAGTGGTGCCTTGTTGTTTAGATGGTGAGGGGGTGATTCATTTGGGAAATTTGCATCATGATAGATTAAAAACCATACTCAATGCTCCAAGAGCACAAGCGATTATCGAAGGATTTGCCAATCACAAAGCCGTCGAATCGCTGTGTCAAAAATGCTCATTTAAAGCCCGATTTAATAATCCCTAG